A genomic region of Mycolicibacterium poriferae contains the following coding sequences:
- a CDS encoding M23 family metallopeptidase encodes MQIRPLIAAASLTTLMLCAACATDPETKNAGTTAQATPPPPAAADSTPPPLPGPAVLTPVVGRVLAAPIPVPATDGKIHLAYELVLTNTTPQDVTLTGVDVRAGDRTLLSLPGERLTYWTRLAGNPVPTTTLGPAQTGYVWLDVAVDPDETVPAELSHTVAISVTDPSPPLIPASLTENIAPVTVQTRQPISIAPPLKGPNWLDGDSCCDMSAHRTALNPIDGEIWAAERFAIDYVQLGPDGRLFAGDETQLDSYPYVGSDVVAVGEGPVVSVVDGLPEQVPGTAPTDLPLEEYGGNHVVQDLGGGNYAFYAHLQTGSVQVQPGDHLSTGQVLGALGNSGNSDAPHLHFHVMSTPDPLRSNGLPFVFTDFRLDSRSTGDLDALLEGKPAELEPGFAPRDESGTSPLVYDVMTYAES; translated from the coding sequence ATGCAGATTCGTCCGTTGATCGCCGCTGCGTCGCTGACGACGCTGATGCTGTGCGCAGCCTGCGCCACCGACCCGGAAACGAAGAACGCCGGGACCACCGCGCAGGCCACCCCGCCACCGCCCGCCGCGGCCGACTCGACGCCGCCACCGCTGCCCGGGCCCGCGGTCCTCACACCGGTGGTGGGCCGGGTGCTGGCGGCGCCGATCCCGGTTCCCGCCACCGACGGCAAGATCCATCTGGCCTACGAGCTGGTGTTGACCAACACCACTCCCCAGGACGTCACGCTGACGGGGGTGGACGTGCGGGCCGGTGACCGCACCCTGCTCAGCCTGCCGGGTGAGCGGCTCACCTACTGGACCAGGCTGGCGGGCAACCCGGTCCCCACCACGACTCTCGGGCCCGCCCAGACCGGCTATGTGTGGCTGGATGTGGCGGTGGATCCCGACGAGACCGTCCCCGCGGAACTCAGCCACACCGTTGCGATCTCGGTGACCGATCCGTCGCCTCCGCTGATTCCCGCCTCGCTCACTGAGAACATCGCGCCGGTCACGGTGCAGACCCGGCAACCCATCTCGATCGCACCACCGTTGAAGGGCCCGAACTGGCTCGACGGCGACAGCTGCTGCGACATGTCCGCGCACCGCACGGCGTTGAATCCCATCGACGGCGAGATCTGGGCCGCCGAGCGGTTCGCGATCGACTACGTGCAACTGGGTCCGGACGGCCGGTTGTTCGCCGGTGACGAAACTCAATTGGACAGCTACCCCTACGTGGGATCGGACGTGGTGGCCGTCGGCGAGGGGCCGGTGGTGTCGGTCGTCGACGGTCTGCCCGAACAGGTTCCGGGTACCGCGCCGACCGATCTGCCGCTCGAGGAGTACGGCGGCAACCATGTCGTCCAGGACCTCGGCGGCGGCAATTACGCGTTCTACGCCCACCTGCAGACGGGCTCGGTGCAGGTTCAGCCCGGCGACCATCTGAGCACCGGACAGGTGTTGGGCGCCTTGGGCAACAGCGGCAACTCCGACGCCCCGCACCTGCACTTCCACGTCATGAGCACCCCGGATCCGCTGCGGTCCAACGGGTTGCCGTTCGTGTTCACCGACTTCCGGCTGGACTCCCGCTCCACCGGCGACCTGGACGCACTGCTGGAGGGCAAGCCTGCCGAGCTCGAGCCGGGATTCGCTCCGCGGGACGAAAGCGGCACCAGCCCACTGGTTTACGATGTGATGACCTATGCCGAAAGCTGA
- a CDS encoding lysylphosphatidylglycerol synthase transmembrane domain-containing protein has translation MSHDAPASGSPAGAANPERSRGKYWWLRWALIALALVVLTVELALVHDQLAKAWKSLYSANWMWVLAAVVAAMASMHSFAQIQRTLLRSAGVHVHQWRSEAAFYAGNALSTTMPGGPVLSATFIYRQQRMWGASPVVASWQLVMSGALQVIGLALLGLGGAFMLGASKNPLSLIFSLGGFVALILLAQAVASRPELIDGIGVRLLSWFNSVRGKPADTGLTKWRATLVQLESVQLGRRDLGEAFSWSLFNWVADVGCLLFACYATGGHPSVAGVTVAYAAARAVGSIPLMPGGLLVVEAVLVPGLVSSGMSLASAISAMLIYRLVSWIFIAAIGWVVFLIMFRTEKDLDPDRDPANPDATPLRSTDTHLPLLFSPDPEAPHPPGQPGP, from the coding sequence GTGTCACACGACGCTCCAGCGAGCGGCAGCCCGGCAGGGGCCGCCAACCCGGAGCGCAGCCGCGGCAAGTACTGGTGGCTGCGCTGGGCGCTGATCGCGCTGGCACTGGTGGTGCTGACCGTCGAATTGGCGCTGGTGCACGACCAGTTGGCCAAGGCATGGAAGAGCCTGTATTCCGCCAACTGGATGTGGGTGCTGGCCGCGGTGGTGGCGGCGATGGCGTCGATGCACAGCTTCGCCCAGATTCAGCGAACGCTGCTCCGCTCGGCGGGTGTGCACGTGCATCAGTGGCGCTCCGAGGCGGCGTTCTACGCCGGCAACGCTCTGTCCACCACCATGCCGGGCGGCCCGGTCCTGTCGGCGACGTTCATCTACCGCCAGCAGCGGATGTGGGGCGCGTCGCCCGTGGTGGCGTCCTGGCAGCTGGTGATGTCGGGCGCGCTGCAGGTCATCGGTTTGGCGCTGCTCGGCCTGGGCGGGGCTTTCATGTTGGGGGCGAGCAAGAATCCGCTGTCGCTGATCTTCTCGCTCGGCGGTTTCGTCGCGCTGATCCTGCTCGCGCAGGCCGTGGCGAGCCGGCCGGAGCTCATCGACGGCATCGGGGTGCGCCTGCTGTCCTGGTTCAACTCGGTGCGCGGCAAGCCCGCCGATACCGGGCTGACGAAATGGCGCGCCACCCTGGTGCAACTCGAGTCGGTGCAACTGGGTCGTCGTGACCTCGGCGAGGCGTTCAGTTGGTCGCTGTTCAACTGGGTCGCCGACGTCGGGTGCCTGCTGTTCGCCTGTTACGCCACCGGCGGGCACCCCTCGGTGGCCGGAGTGACAGTCGCCTATGCCGCGGCCCGGGCGGTCGGCTCGATCCCGTTGATGCCCGGTGGGTTGCTGGTCGTCGAGGCGGTTCTGGTCCCCGGTCTGGTGTCCAGCGGGATGTCGCTGGCCTCGGCGATCTCAGCCATGTTGATCTACCGGTTGGTCAGCTGGATCTTCATCGCCGCGATCGGCTGGGTGGTGTTCCTGATCATGTTCCGCACCGAGAAGGACCTCGACCCCGACCGCGATCCCGCCAACCCCGACGCGACCCCGCTCCGTTCCACCGACACCCATCTACCGTTGCTGTTCAGCCCCGATCCCGAGGCTCCCCATCCACCGGGTCAGCCCGGTCCTTAG
- a CDS encoding AI-2E family transporter: MSAGPSLDPLADESVTPLVRKTAAWAWRLLIILAAVVALGWLILRLEILFVPVALATIVAALLMPVVDFLDRRGAPRSGAVALVLLSGFAVFGGLLAFVITQFIEGVPALAGQVSTSIEGVGAWLTDGPLKVSEQQINQFRDSALEALRDNQERLTSGAVSTAATVTEIVTGALLMLFTLIFLLYGGRNIFTFVTGVVPTGVRARVRNAGRAGFHTLIGYVRATFLVAAVDATGIGLGLAIMGVPLALPLASLVFMGAFVPLVGAVVTGFLAVIVALIAKGWIYALITLGLIIAVQQLEGHVLQPLVMGRAVSIHPLAIVLAIAGGAVLAGIVGAMLAVPVLAFLNSAVRVLLADDPVAEEEAQEADDAPVIEAEPDDVEQLE, translated from the coding sequence ATGTCCGCAGGACCCTCCCTCGATCCACTCGCCGACGAGTCGGTGACCCCGCTGGTGCGCAAAACCGCTGCGTGGGCGTGGCGGCTGCTGATCATCCTGGCTGCGGTGGTGGCGCTGGGATGGTTGATCCTGCGGTTGGAGATCCTGTTCGTCCCGGTCGCGCTGGCCACGATCGTGGCGGCGCTGCTGATGCCCGTCGTCGACTTCCTGGACCGCCGGGGTGCGCCGCGCAGCGGTGCGGTCGCGCTGGTGCTGCTCAGCGGGTTCGCGGTGTTCGGTGGGCTGCTGGCGTTCGTCATCACCCAGTTCATCGAGGGCGTACCGGCCTTGGCGGGCCAGGTCTCGACCAGCATCGAGGGGGTCGGCGCCTGGCTGACCGACGGTCCACTGAAGGTCAGCGAGCAGCAGATCAACCAGTTCCGCGACTCGGCGCTCGAGGCGCTGCGGGACAACCAGGAACGGTTGACCAGCGGGGCCGTGTCCACCGCAGCCACCGTCACCGAAATCGTCACCGGTGCGCTGCTGATGCTGTTCACGCTGATCTTCCTGCTGTACGGCGGCCGCAACATCTTCACGTTCGTCACCGGCGTCGTCCCGACCGGCGTGCGCGCCCGCGTGCGCAACGCCGGCCGCGCCGGATTCCACACGTTGATCGGCTACGTGCGGGCCACGTTCCTGGTGGCCGCGGTGGATGCGACCGGCATCGGGTTGGGGCTCGCGATCATGGGTGTCCCGCTGGCGCTGCCGCTCGCATCGCTGGTGTTCATGGGTGCGTTCGTGCCGCTGGTCGGCGCGGTGGTCACCGGGTTCCTGGCCGTCATCGTCGCGCTGATCGCGAAGGGCTGGATCTATGCGCTGATCACGCTGGGGTTGATCATCGCCGTGCAGCAGCTCGAAGGTCACGTGCTGCAGCCGCTGGTGATGGGCCGCGCGGTGTCGATCCATCCGCTGGCCATCGTGCTCGCGATCGCCGGCGGGGCCGTGCTGGCCGGCATCGTCGGCGCCATGCTGGCCGTGCCGGTGCTGGCATTCCTCAACAGTGCGGTGCGGGTGCTGCTGGCCGACGACCCGGTCGCCGAGGAAGAGGCGCAAGAAGCCGACGACGCCCCGGTGATCGAAGCCGAGCCCGACGACGTGGAGCAGCTCGAGTAG
- a CDS encoding Ig-like domain-containing protein: protein MSKQRLGHTFVSTGSTTRGARSAADCIGRVGGLAAALGVGAMLFVAPWAAAAETEGASGASESSATSEPDSNKSATTNDPAAEGADADETPATSDDGSDGDTDTDTEAEELDAELSEEIAEELEEELENEDASSSGDDDAIEEQEADEAAEAIVDEAVDEVEDVAVDSGGSRGSVAPDTGAPEVVADDSEPAIEDAPAEPIETTSAPTALTEPAGTEPASSRSSYTSASVMSARTSTEEITEAPAKALQAQPGTFLEVASSMLSAVIAPFVTTPAAPAAPSAQPLMWGVLSWVRRELDDTFANFSISIGGRQIVQNGTAYATSQGFGSFAIAHGENAVASASGLFNVAIVRGDDSTATSEGNFTRVRVRGDDNTAGADGPGSRASIYGDQNTAETTGAYTSIYVRGVGNAVTGTGDGTRATVTGDDNDATVLATNGSRAQITVRGDENSATASAEDDSTALVRIIGDGSTAVADADADGYAAARITGDSNVASSDALGETSIARITGDDSAASANAVEARAEAITYGDGNAAEANDGKAVISGDSSSATANGPGSLARVWGDRSTASALGEQNTAFVWGDDSRAVAGPGIYNNALTFGNNLLADTGPGDGRTVYGQPFDPENQAPVAGTPGAQTVDPETGAVTGTLGFTDPDGDTLTYTASTPANGSVTLNAAAGTYTYTPATRPDFGDPDGADAFTVTATDPAGLSASTTIDVPVTALPEPGNQAPQAGTPGEQTVDPGTGTVTGALGFTDPDGDPLTYEVTEQPDNGVVTVDNEAGTYTYTPETRPEPGQPDGEDSFTVVASDPDGLTATNTIGLPIVALPEPDNQAPVAGTPGEQTVNPETGSISGSLGFTDPDGDELTYTATDPTNGSVTIDAQAGTYTYTPATRPEAGEPDGADAFTVTATDPDGLSASTTIDVPVTALPDPDNNAPVPGDLGEQTVDPETGAVTATFSFTDPDGDDLTYTVSTPANGTVTLDAQTGTYTYTPDPEARPAFGQEDGVDAFTLTASDGQASSTIGIEVPVTALPEPDNQAPVAGTPGEQTVDPETGSVTGSLGFTDPDGDDLTYTVYAEPANGSVTFDAVNGTYTYTPATRPDFGEEDGADVFTVIATDPGGLSAMTTINVPVVALPEPDNQAPVAGTPGEQTVDPETGTVTGTLGFTDPDDDQLAYTVTNDPGNGSITINPDGSFSYTPTSRPAAGEPDGADAFTVTATDPDGLSASTTINVPVAAQPESDTTPTLQGIAELEGDPHLPPVIGPDGTAYQVVVFGVGTSNQHTSVYALNPDGSVPQNPVVDMAEGGADSTLKFAPERFAYVTTFDYDSQEGNLLVIDLQNPGTFSTVLIGNDRIFSDDLSISPDGSAYVLSGGQLVVVDPENTSDPAMLALTGIDPDGPVMFNQSNGTPYLTNVPTLGAERVQIVEIDITSPADPLTVVAESPGQMPSGGFVSAPDGSIYLTTWTADDDTATTHVVLLDPVTGSPTQFEIGGSPFHGVALGPDGAAYQTSAEIFIEGDDFSTLKTITDITRIDPAQAGDPLVHQIEGALTGQVLVGPTGTIYAGVTVTDFSGFPETVTTEQLVVIDPQNPGASFAVELEGRVVTEDIFDRTNIVVGQDGRAYVVINTETEVNGEFVYTTSLTVVDPENPATTIRVDLETAGSPPNQGSIVAVDSNGIVYVTTETLQPGGFLTEITVIDPDNPTDPVLATYQIDGNAIGGPIIDPGNTAYQTTVGGGVDDELTNAAVIGIGQAQNM from the coding sequence ATGAGCAAGCAGCGGCTCGGGCACACGTTCGTTTCGACAGGTTCCACCACGCGCGGGGCGCGTTCAGCGGCGGACTGCATCGGCCGCGTCGGTGGGCTGGCCGCCGCGCTGGGCGTTGGCGCGATGCTCTTTGTGGCGCCGTGGGCGGCGGCCGCCGAAACAGAGGGTGCCTCGGGGGCGAGCGAATCGTCTGCGACGAGTGAGCCCGACTCGAACAAGAGCGCAACGACAAACGACCCGGCGGCTGAGGGGGCGGACGCCGACGAGACCCCGGCAACCTCTGACGACGGCTCTGATGGTGACACCGACACTGACACCGAAGCCGAAGAACTCGATGCGGAACTCAGCGAAGAGATCGCAGAAGAACTGGAAGAAGAACTCGAGAACGAGGATGCGTCGTCCAGCGGCGATGACGATGCCATCGAGGAGCAGGAGGCCGACGAGGCAGCGGAAGCCATCGTCGATGAGGCGGTCGACGAGGTGGAGGACGTCGCGGTCGACTCCGGCGGTTCGCGCGGATCGGTCGCACCGGACACAGGGGCACCCGAGGTGGTGGCTGATGATTCGGAGCCGGCCATCGAGGATGCCCCCGCCGAGCCGATCGAGACCACCTCTGCCCCGACCGCGCTCACCGAACCCGCCGGCACTGAACCGGCCAGCTCCCGGTCGTCGTACACGTCGGCGTCGGTGATGTCGGCGCGCACCAGCACCGAGGAGATCACGGAGGCGCCGGCCAAGGCGTTGCAGGCCCAGCCGGGCACGTTCCTCGAGGTTGCGTCGTCGATGCTCTCGGCGGTGATCGCCCCGTTTGTCACGACGCCGGCCGCTCCGGCGGCACCGTCGGCGCAGCCGTTGATGTGGGGCGTGCTGTCGTGGGTGCGCCGTGAACTCGACGACACCTTCGCCAACTTCAGCATCTCCATCGGCGGACGCCAGATCGTGCAGAACGGCACCGCCTACGCCACCTCGCAAGGGTTCGGCTCGTTTGCGATCGCCCACGGTGAGAACGCGGTCGCATCGGCCTCGGGGCTGTTCAACGTCGCCATCGTGCGCGGCGATGACTCCACAGCCACCTCCGAGGGCAACTTCACCCGGGTGCGGGTGCGCGGCGACGACAACACCGCCGGAGCCGACGGACCGGGCAGCCGAGCCAGCATCTACGGCGACCAGAACACCGCCGAGACCACCGGCGCCTACACCTCGATCTACGTCCGTGGGGTCGGCAACGCGGTCACCGGCACCGGAGACGGCACCCGCGCCACAGTCACCGGCGACGACAACGATGCCACCGTGTTGGCCACCAACGGGTCTCGTGCCCAGATCACGGTGCGTGGCGACGAGAACTCGGCCACAGCGTCGGCGGAGGACGATTCCACCGCCCTGGTCCGGATCATCGGCGACGGAAGCACCGCGGTGGCCGACGCCGACGCCGACGGTTACGCCGCCGCCCGCATCACCGGCGATTCCAACGTCGCGTCCAGTGATGCGCTCGGTGAGACGTCGATCGCCCGGATCACCGGCGATGACAGTGCCGCGTCGGCCAACGCGGTCGAAGCCCGCGCCGAGGCCATCACGTATGGTGACGGCAACGCCGCGGAAGCCAACGACGGCAAGGCCGTGATCTCCGGGGACAGCAGCTCGGCGACCGCCAACGGCCCCGGCAGCCTCGCCCGCGTCTGGGGCGACCGCAGTACCGCAAGTGCGCTGGGTGAGCAGAACACCGCGTTCGTGTGGGGCGACGACTCCCGCGCCGTCGCCGGCCCAGGCATCTACAACAACGCGTTGACCTTCGGCAACAACCTGCTCGCCGACACCGGCCCCGGCGACGGACGCACCGTCTACGGCCAGCCCTTCGACCCCGAGAACCAGGCGCCCGTCGCTGGAACCCCCGGCGCCCAGACCGTCGACCCCGAAACCGGCGCCGTCACCGGCACCCTCGGCTTCACCGACCCCGACGGCGACACCCTGACCTACACCGCGAGCACCCCCGCCAACGGGTCGGTCACTCTCAACGCCGCAGCCGGTACCTACACCTACACCCCGGCCACCCGACCCGACTTCGGCGACCCCGACGGCGCCGACGCGTTCACCGTCACCGCCACCGATCCCGCCGGCCTGTCCGCGAGCACCACCATCGACGTGCCCGTCACCGCACTGCCCGAGCCCGGCAACCAAGCGCCGCAAGCCGGCACCCCCGGCGAGCAGACTGTCGACCCCGGAACCGGCACGGTCACCGGAGCACTCGGTTTCACCGACCCCGACGGTGACCCGCTGACCTACGAGGTCACCGAGCAGCCCGACAACGGCGTCGTCACCGTCGACAACGAGGCCGGCACCTACACCTACACGCCCGAAACCCGTCCGGAACCCGGTCAACCCGACGGGGAGGACTCCTTCACCGTGGTTGCCTCCGACCCCGACGGACTGACGGCAACCAACACCATCGGCTTGCCCATCGTTGCGCTCCCCGAGCCCGACAACCAAGCGCCCGTGGCAGGGACCCCCGGCGAACAGACTGTCAACCCCGAAACCGGTTCGATCAGCGGGTCTCTGGGCTTCACCGACCCCGACGGCGACGAACTGACCTACACCGCAACCGATCCCACCAACGGCTCGGTCACCATCGACGCGCAAGCCGGCACCTACACCTACACCCCGGCCACCCGACCGGAAGCCGGTGAACCGGACGGCGCCGACGCCTTCACCGTCACCGCCACCGACCCCGACGGCCTGTCCGCCAGCACCACCATCGACGTCCCGGTCACCGCACTGCCCGACCCGGATAACAACGCTCCTGTTCCCGGGGACCTCGGCGAGCAGACCGTGGACCCCGAAACCGGCGCCGTCACCGCCACCTTCAGCTTCACGGACCCCGACGGCGACGACCTGACCTACACCGTTTCCACGCCCGCCAACGGCACCGTCACCCTCGACGCCCAAACCGGCACCTACACCTACACCCCGGACCCCGAGGCTCGGCCGGCCTTCGGGCAAGAGGACGGCGTCGACGCCTTCACGCTCACCGCCTCCGACGGTCAAGCCAGCTCCACCATCGGGATCGAAGTTCCCGTCACCGCGCTGCCCGAACCCGACAACCAGGCCCCCGTCGCAGGTACTCCGGGAGAGCAGACCGTCGACCCCGAAACGGGTTCCGTCACGGGATCTCTGGGCTTCACCGACCCCGACGGTGACGACCTGACCTACACGGTCTACGCCGAACCGGCCAACGGCTCGGTCACGTTCGACGCAGTGAACGGCACCTACACCTACACCCCCGCCACCCGGCCGGATTTCGGCGAGGAGGACGGCGCCGACGTGTTCACCGTCATCGCCACCGACCCCGGCGGCCTGTCAGCGATGACCACCATCAACGTCCCCGTCGTCGCACTGCCCGAACCCGACAACCAGGCCCCAGTGGCCGGGACCCCCGGCGAACAGACCGTCGATCCCGAAACCGGTACCGTCACCGGAACACTGGGCTTCACCGACCCCGATGACGACCAGCTCGCCTACACCGTCACCAACGACCCTGGCAACGGCTCGATCACCATCAACCCCGACGGCTCCTTCAGCTACACCCCCACCAGCCGGCCGGCAGCCGGTGAACCCGACGGCGCCGACGCCTTCACCGTCACTGCCACCGACCCCGACGGCCTGTCCGCGAGCACCACCATCAACGTTCCCGTTGCCGCTCAGCCCGAGTCGGACACAACACCGACGCTGCAAGGAATTGCCGAACTGGAAGGAGATCCTCATCTTCCTCCCGTGATCGGCCCGGACGGCACTGCTTATCAGGTGGTGGTGTTCGGCGTGGGCACCTCGAACCAGCACACGTCGGTGTACGCGCTCAACCCAGATGGTTCGGTACCGCAGAATCCCGTGGTTGACATGGCCGAAGGTGGGGCGGACAGCACACTGAAGTTCGCACCGGAGCGATTCGCCTACGTAACCACGTTCGACTACGACAGCCAAGAGGGGAACCTGCTGGTCATCGACCTGCAGAACCCGGGGACATTCTCGACGGTGCTGATCGGCAACGACCGCATCTTCAGCGACGACCTGTCCATCAGCCCCGACGGCTCCGCCTATGTGTTGTCGGGTGGGCAACTCGTCGTCGTCGACCCGGAAAACACCTCAGACCCGGCAATGCTCGCGCTGACCGGCATTGATCCCGACGGACCGGTGATGTTCAACCAGAGCAACGGGACTCCCTACCTGACCAATGTGCCCACCCTCGGTGCCGAACGTGTGCAGATCGTCGAGATCGACATCACCTCGCCCGCGGATCCGCTGACGGTGGTTGCCGAGAGTCCGGGGCAAATGCCCTCCGGTGGTTTTGTCTCCGCCCCGGATGGATCCATCTATCTCACCACGTGGACCGCCGACGATGACACCGCGACCACCCACGTCGTGCTGCTCGACCCGGTCACCGGCTCGCCGACGCAGTTCGAGATAGGTGGATCTCCATTCCACGGAGTCGCTCTCGGGCCGGACGGTGCCGCGTATCAGACGTCTGCCGAGATCTTCATCGAGGGCGACGACTTCTCCACCCTGAAGACGATCACGGACATCACGAGGATCGATCCAGCGCAGGCCGGCGACCCGCTAGTCCACCAGATTGAGGGCGCGCTGACCGGACAAGTACTCGTCGGTCCGACTGGCACCATCTATGCCGGTGTGACGGTCACCGACTTCAGCGGCTTCCCGGAGACCGTCACCACCGAGCAGTTGGTCGTGATCGACCCGCAGAATCCCGGCGCCTCCTTCGCCGTTGAACTGGAGGGCCGCGTTGTCACCGAGGACATCTTCGATAGGACCAACATCGTTGTCGGACAGGATGGCAGAGCATACGTCGTCATCAACACCGAAACCGAAGTCAACGGTGAATTCGTCTACACCACGAGCCTGACCGTCGTCGATCCGGAGAACCCAGCGACCACGATCCGGGTGGATCTCGAAACCGCCGGCTCACCGCCGAACCAGGGCAGCATCGTGGCCGTCGACAGCAACGGGATCGTCTATGTGACCACGGAGACGCTGCAACCAGGCGGGTTCCTCACCGAGATCACGGTGATCGACCCGGACAACCCCACCGATCCTGTTCTGGCGACCTATCAGATCGACGGTAACGCCATCGGTGGTCCGATCATCGATCCTGGCAACACCGCCTATCAGACCACGGTCGGCGGAGGCGTCGACGACGAACTCACCAACGCCGCCGTGATCGGAATAGGTCAAGCGCAGAACATGTAG